A genomic stretch from Xiphophorus maculatus strain JP 163 A chromosome 16, X_maculatus-5.0-male, whole genome shotgun sequence includes:
- the stat3 gene encoding signal transducer and activator of transcription 3 isoform X2 — translation MAQWNQLQQLETRYLEQLYHLYSDSFPMELRQFLAPWIESQDWAYAANKESHATLVFHNLLGEIDQQYSRFLQENNVLYQHNLRRIKQHLQSKYLEKPMEIARIVARCLWEEQRLLQTATSTTQDGQAAHPTGTVVTEKQQILEHNLQDIRKRVQDMEQKMKMLENLQDDFDFNYKTLKSQGELSQDLNGNSQAAATRQKMAQLEQMLSALDQLRRQIVTEMGGLLTAMDYVQKNLTDEELADWKRRQQIACIGGPPNICLDRLETWITSLAESQLQIRQQIKKLEELQQKVSYKGDPIIQHRPALEEKIVDLFRNLMKSAFVVERQPCMPMHPDRPLVIKTGVQFTTKVRLLVKFPELNYQLKIKVCIDKESGDVAAIRGSRKFNILGTNTKVMNMEESNNGSLSAEFKHLTLREQRCGNGGRTNSDASLIVTEELHLITFETEVYHQGLKIDLETHSLPVVVISNICQMPNAWASILWYNMLTNHPKNVNFFTKPPVGTWDQVAEVLSWQFSSTTKRGLTIEQLTTLAEKLLGPCVNYSGCQITWAKFCKENMAGKGFSFWVWLDNIIDLVKKYILALWNEGYIMGFISKERERAILSPKPPGTFLLRFSESSKEGGITFTWVEKDIGGKTQIQSVEPYTKQQLSSMSFADIIMSYKIMDATNILVSPLVYLYPDIPKEEAFGKYCRPEAAHEPEPAGDSTSTIQPYLKTKFICVTPTNSGNTSDLFLMSPHTLDSLDSLMPGEAEANQGHLDSITLNMDVASPM, via the exons ATGGCCCAATGGAACCAGTTACAGCAGCTGGAGACCAGGTATCTGGAGCAACTCTACCACCTTTACAGCGACAGCTTCCCAATGGAGCTGCGGCAATTCCTGGCCCCATGGATTGAGAGTCAGGACTG GGCTTACGCTGCCAACAAGGAATCCCATGCCACGCTGGTGTTCCACAACCTGCTAGGAGAAATAGACCAGCAGTACAGCCGCTTCCTGCAGGAGAATAACGTACTCTACCAGCATAACCTGCGCAGGATTAAGCAACATCTGCAAAGTAAATATCTGGAGAAGCCGATGGAAATTGCCCGGATTGTTGCCCGCTGTTTGTGGGAGGAACAAAGACTGTTGCAGACTGCCACCTCAACTACGCAG GATGGCCAAGCAGCCCATCCCACTGGAACAGTAGtgacagagaagcagcaaaTCCTGGAGCACAATCTTCAAGACATCAGAAAGCGTGTGCAG GACATGGAACAGAAGATGAAGATGCTTGAAAACCTGCAAGATGATTTTGACTTTAACTACAAAACCTTGAAAAGCCAAGGAG AGTTGTCCCAGGACCTCAATGGAAATAGCCAGGCAGCTGCCACAAGGCAAAAGATGGCTCAGCTTGAGCAAATGCTTAGCGCCCTTGACCAGCTCAGGAGG CAAATCGTGACAGAGATGGGAGGCCTTTTGACAGCCATGGATTATGTGCAGAAGAATCTGACTGATGAGGAACTGGCAGACTGGAAGAGAAGACAGCAAATTGCCTGCATTGGAGGCCCACCCAACATTTGCCTCGATCGCCTTGAGACATG GATCACATCCTTGGCTGAGTCCCAGCTCCAGATCCGTCAGCAGATTAAGAAACTCGAGGAACTTCAGCAGAAAGTGTCCTACAAAGGAGACCCCATCATTCAGCATCGGCCAGCGTTGGAGGAGAAGATTGTGGATCTGTTCAGAAACCTCATGAAGAg TGCCTTTGTGGTTGAAAGACAGCCTTGTATGCCCATGCATCCAGACAGACCCCTGGTCATCAAAACAGGAGTGCAGTTCACAACAAAAGTCAG GTTGCTTGTAAAGTTTCCTGAACTCAATTACCAGCTCAAGATTAAAGTTTGCATTGACAA agaatCTGGGGATGTTGCTGCAATTAGAGG ATCTCGAAAGTTTAACATCCTCGGTACCAACACAAAAGTCATGAACATGGAGGAATCCAACAATGGCAGCCTTTCAGCAGAGTTTAAACACTTG ACCCTACGAGAACAGAGGTGTGGCAACGGTGGCCGGACCAACAGCGAT gcATCCCTCATTGTAACAGAGGAACTCCATCTTATCACTTTTGAGACAGAAGTCTATCACCAGGGCCTAAAGATAGATCTGGAG ACTCATTCTCTGCCAGTGGTTGTCATTTCAAACATCTGCCAGATGCCCAACGCCTGGGCTTCCATCCTGTGGTACAACATGCTCACTAATCACCCAAAG AACGTGAACTTCTTCACCAAGCCTCCGGTGGGAACCTGGGACCAGGTGGCTGAGGTGTTGAGCTGGCAGTTCTCTTCGACCACTAAGAGAGGCCTGACCATCGAGCAGCTGACCACGCTGGCTGAGAAATTACTTG gGCCTTGTGTAAACTATTCTGGATGCCAAATAACATGGGCCAAGTTCTGCAAG GAAAACATGGCTGGCAAGGGCTTCTCCTTTTGGGTGTGGCTGGACAATATCATTGACCTGGTGAAGAAGTACATCCTCGCTCTGTGGAACGAAGG ATACATCATGGGTTTTATCAGCAAGGAGCGGGAGAGAGCCATTCTGAGTCCGAAGCCTCCTGGCACATTTCTTCTGCGCTTCAGCGAGAGCAGCAAAGAGGGCGGCATTACATTTACATGGGTAGAGAAAGACATTGGAG GAAAGACCCAGATCCAGTCCGTAGAGCCTTACACcaagcagcagctcagcagcaTGTCGTTTGCAGATATCATCATGAGTTACAAAATCATGGATGCCACCAATATCCTGGTGTCGCCACTTGTTTATCTCTATCCTGATATCCCCAAAGAGGAGGCTTTTGGGAAATACTGCAGGCCAGAGGCAGCTCATGAGCCCGAGCCAGCAGGAGACTCGACAAGCA CTATCCAGCcttatttgaaaacaaagttcATCTGTGTGACCCC
- the stat3 gene encoding signal transducer and activator of transcription 3 isoform X1: MAQWNQLQQLETRYLEQLYHLYSDSFPMELRQFLAPWIESQDWAYAANKESHATLVFHNLLGEIDQQYSRFLQENNVLYQHNLRRIKQHLQSKYLEKPMEIARIVARCLWEEQRLLQTATSTTQDGQAAHPTGTVVTEKQQILEHNLQDIRKRVQDMEQKMKMLENLQDDFDFNYKTLKSQGELSQDLNGNSQAAATRQKMAQLEQMLSALDQLRRQIVTEMGGLLTAMDYVQKNLTDEELADWKRRQQIACIGGPPNICLDRLETWITSLAESQLQIRQQIKKLEELQQKVSYKGDPIIQHRPALEEKIVDLFRNLMKSAFVVERQPCMPMHPDRPLVIKTGVQFTTKVRLLVKFPELNYQLKIKVCIDKESGDVAAIRGSRKFNILGTNTKVMNMEESNNGSLSAEFKHLTLREQRCGNGGRTNSDASLIVTEELHLITFETEVYHQGLKIDLETHSLPVVVISNICQMPNAWASILWYNMLTNHPKNVNFFTKPPVGTWDQVAEVLSWQFSSTTKRGLTIEQLTTLAEKLLGPCVNYSGCQITWAKFCKENMAGKGFSFWVWLDNIIDLVKKYILALWNEGYIMGFISKERERAILSPKPPGTFLLRFSESSKEGGITFTWVEKDIGGKTQIQSVEPYTKQQLSSMSFADIIMSYKIMDATNILVSPLVYLYPDIPKEEAFGKYCRPEAAHEPEPAGDSTSTIQPYLKTKFICVTPCPSVFMDLQDSELLGNGFPGTNSGNTSDLFLMSPHTLDSLDSLMPGEAEANQGHLDSITLNMDVASPM, encoded by the exons ATGGCCCAATGGAACCAGTTACAGCAGCTGGAGACCAGGTATCTGGAGCAACTCTACCACCTTTACAGCGACAGCTTCCCAATGGAGCTGCGGCAATTCCTGGCCCCATGGATTGAGAGTCAGGACTG GGCTTACGCTGCCAACAAGGAATCCCATGCCACGCTGGTGTTCCACAACCTGCTAGGAGAAATAGACCAGCAGTACAGCCGCTTCCTGCAGGAGAATAACGTACTCTACCAGCATAACCTGCGCAGGATTAAGCAACATCTGCAAAGTAAATATCTGGAGAAGCCGATGGAAATTGCCCGGATTGTTGCCCGCTGTTTGTGGGAGGAACAAAGACTGTTGCAGACTGCCACCTCAACTACGCAG GATGGCCAAGCAGCCCATCCCACTGGAACAGTAGtgacagagaagcagcaaaTCCTGGAGCACAATCTTCAAGACATCAGAAAGCGTGTGCAG GACATGGAACAGAAGATGAAGATGCTTGAAAACCTGCAAGATGATTTTGACTTTAACTACAAAACCTTGAAAAGCCAAGGAG AGTTGTCCCAGGACCTCAATGGAAATAGCCAGGCAGCTGCCACAAGGCAAAAGATGGCTCAGCTTGAGCAAATGCTTAGCGCCCTTGACCAGCTCAGGAGG CAAATCGTGACAGAGATGGGAGGCCTTTTGACAGCCATGGATTATGTGCAGAAGAATCTGACTGATGAGGAACTGGCAGACTGGAAGAGAAGACAGCAAATTGCCTGCATTGGAGGCCCACCCAACATTTGCCTCGATCGCCTTGAGACATG GATCACATCCTTGGCTGAGTCCCAGCTCCAGATCCGTCAGCAGATTAAGAAACTCGAGGAACTTCAGCAGAAAGTGTCCTACAAAGGAGACCCCATCATTCAGCATCGGCCAGCGTTGGAGGAGAAGATTGTGGATCTGTTCAGAAACCTCATGAAGAg TGCCTTTGTGGTTGAAAGACAGCCTTGTATGCCCATGCATCCAGACAGACCCCTGGTCATCAAAACAGGAGTGCAGTTCACAACAAAAGTCAG GTTGCTTGTAAAGTTTCCTGAACTCAATTACCAGCTCAAGATTAAAGTTTGCATTGACAA agaatCTGGGGATGTTGCTGCAATTAGAGG ATCTCGAAAGTTTAACATCCTCGGTACCAACACAAAAGTCATGAACATGGAGGAATCCAACAATGGCAGCCTTTCAGCAGAGTTTAAACACTTG ACCCTACGAGAACAGAGGTGTGGCAACGGTGGCCGGACCAACAGCGAT gcATCCCTCATTGTAACAGAGGAACTCCATCTTATCACTTTTGAGACAGAAGTCTATCACCAGGGCCTAAAGATAGATCTGGAG ACTCATTCTCTGCCAGTGGTTGTCATTTCAAACATCTGCCAGATGCCCAACGCCTGGGCTTCCATCCTGTGGTACAACATGCTCACTAATCACCCAAAG AACGTGAACTTCTTCACCAAGCCTCCGGTGGGAACCTGGGACCAGGTGGCTGAGGTGTTGAGCTGGCAGTTCTCTTCGACCACTAAGAGAGGCCTGACCATCGAGCAGCTGACCACGCTGGCTGAGAAATTACTTG gGCCTTGTGTAAACTATTCTGGATGCCAAATAACATGGGCCAAGTTCTGCAAG GAAAACATGGCTGGCAAGGGCTTCTCCTTTTGGGTGTGGCTGGACAATATCATTGACCTGGTGAAGAAGTACATCCTCGCTCTGTGGAACGAAGG ATACATCATGGGTTTTATCAGCAAGGAGCGGGAGAGAGCCATTCTGAGTCCGAAGCCTCCTGGCACATTTCTTCTGCGCTTCAGCGAGAGCAGCAAAGAGGGCGGCATTACATTTACATGGGTAGAGAAAGACATTGGAG GAAAGACCCAGATCCAGTCCGTAGAGCCTTACACcaagcagcagctcagcagcaTGTCGTTTGCAGATATCATCATGAGTTACAAAATCATGGATGCCACCAATATCCTGGTGTCGCCACTTGTTTATCTCTATCCTGATATCCCCAAAGAGGAGGCTTTTGGGAAATACTGCAGGCCAGAGGCAGCTCATGAGCCCGAGCCAGCAGGAGACTCGACAAGCA CTATCCAGCcttatttgaaaacaaagttcATCTGTGTGACCCC GTGCCCCTCCGTGTTCATGGACTTGCAAGACAGTGAGCTGCTTGGGAACGGATTCCCAGG